A stretch of the Streptomyces sp. NBC_00078 genome encodes the following:
- a CDS encoding ubiquinol-cytochrome c reductase iron-sulfur subunit encodes MSSQDIPEENLPAEQDAHGTVSIADEKHPFADPGLPPHEHRVQDIDERAAKRSERVVAMLFTVSMLATVGFIASYVAIPHDKAIFVFPIGHINALNFALGLTLGLALFAIGAGAVHWARTLMSDEEVADERHPIEASPEVKAKVMDDFRQGAKESALGRRKLIRNTMFGALALFPLSGVMLLRDLGPLPGTKLRHTLWSKGKLLVNMNTNEPLRASDVAVGSLTFAKPEGLEEHDENFQTEIAKSALMIVRIQPADIKDKRELAWSHQGIVAYSKICTHVGCPISLYEQQTHHVLCPCHQSTFDLSDGARVIFGPAGHALPQLRIGVNDQGYLEALGDFEEPVGPAFWERG; translated from the coding sequence ATGAGTAGCCAAGACATTCCAGAAGAGAACCTGCCCGCAGAGCAGGACGCGCACGGCACCGTGAGCATCGCGGACGAGAAGCACCCGTTCGCGGACCCCGGTCTGCCGCCCCACGAGCACCGTGTCCAGGACATCGACGAGCGGGCCGCCAAGCGGTCCGAGCGTGTGGTGGCCATGCTGTTCACGGTCTCCATGCTCGCCACGGTGGGCTTCATCGCCTCGTACGTGGCGATCCCGCACGACAAGGCGATCTTCGTCTTCCCGATCGGTCACATCAACGCGCTGAACTTCGCGCTGGGCCTGACGCTGGGCCTCGCGCTGTTCGCCATCGGCGCGGGCGCGGTCCACTGGGCCCGCACCCTGATGTCCGACGAGGAGGTCGCCGACGAGCGTCACCCGATCGAGGCCTCGCCCGAGGTCAAGGCCAAGGTGATGGACGACTTCCGGCAAGGTGCCAAGGAGTCCGCGCTCGGTCGTCGCAAGCTGATCCGCAACACGATGTTCGGTGCGCTGGCCCTGTTCCCGCTCTCCGGCGTCATGCTGCTGCGCGACCTCGGCCCGCTGCCGGGTACGAAGCTCCGCCACACGCTGTGGTCCAAGGGCAAGCTGCTCGTCAACATGAACACGAACGAGCCGCTGCGTGCCTCGGACGTCGCGGTCGGATCGCTCACCTTCGCCAAGCCCGAGGGCCTGGAGGAGCACGACGAGAACTTCCAGACCGAGATCGCCAAGTCGGCCCTGATGATCGTCCGGATCCAGCCGGCCGACATCAAGGACAAGCGCGAACTCGCGTGGTCGCACCAGGGCATCGTGGCGTACTCGAAGATCTGCACCCACGTCGGTTGCCCGATCTCCCTGTACGAGCAGCAGACGCACCACGTGCTGTGCCCCTGCCACCAGTCCACCTTCGACCTCTCCGACGGTGCCCGGGTGATCTTCGGCCCCGCCGGTCACGCCCTGCCGCAGCTGCGCATCGGCGTGAACGACCAGGGCTACCTCGAGGCGCTCGGCGACTTCGAAGAGCCTGTCGGTCCTGCATTCTGGGAGCGCGGATGA
- a CDS encoding c-type cytochrome: MKKLSARRRHPMAALVVLLLALACTGGLYAAFAPASKAQADETAQSLAIDEGKKLYSVGCASCHGTGGQGTSDGPSLVGVGSAAVDFQVGTGRMPAQQPGAQIPKKKVIYTQAEIDQLAAYISSLGAGPNVPTKTQYGPDGADIAKGGELFRTNCAQCHNFTGKGGALTHGKFAPSLEGVDPKHIYEAMQTGPQNMPSFPDTTLSEQNKKDIIAYLNAVNGDDTESPGGLELGGLGPVSEGLFAWIFGLGALIAVAVWVAARTAKAKKS; the protein is encoded by the coding sequence GTGAAAAAGCTCTCCGCACGACGACGCCATCCCATGGCGGCGCTCGTCGTCCTACTCCTCGCGCTGGCATGCACCGGGGGGCTGTACGCCGCGTTCGCACCTGCGAGCAAGGCGCAGGCCGATGAAACAGCCCAGTCTCTCGCCATCGACGAGGGCAAGAAGCTCTACTCCGTGGGCTGCGCCAGCTGCCACGGCACCGGCGGTCAGGGCACCTCCGACGGTCCGAGCCTCGTGGGAGTGGGCAGCGCGGCCGTCGACTTCCAGGTCGGCACCGGCCGTATGCCTGCCCAGCAGCCGGGCGCGCAGATCCCGAAGAAGAAGGTCATCTACACCCAGGCGGAGATCGACCAGCTCGCGGCGTACATCTCCTCCCTCGGCGCCGGCCCGAACGTGCCGACGAAGACGCAGTACGGCCCGGACGGTGCTGACATCGCCAAGGGTGGCGAGCTGTTCCGCACCAACTGCGCGCAGTGCCACAACTTCACCGGCAAGGGCGGCGCGCTGACGCACGGCAAGTTCGCGCCGAGCCTCGAAGGCGTCGACCCGAAGCACATCTACGAGGCCATGCAGACCGGCCCGCAGAACATGCCGTCGTTCCCCGACACCACGCTGTCGGAGCAGAACAAGAAGGACATCATCGCGTACCTGAACGCGGTCAACGGTGACGACACCGAGAGCCCCGGCGGCCTTGAGCTGGGCGGTCTCGGCCCGGTCTCCGAGGGCCTGTTCGCCTGGATCTTCGGACTCGGCGCGCTGATCGCGGTCGCCGTCTGGGTCGCCGCTCGGACCGCAAAGGCCAAGAAGTCATGA
- a CDS encoding heme-copper oxidase subunit III, whose protein sequence is MSVVATATTVETGHAHPSVNRPNLTSVGTIIWLSSELMFFAALFAMYFTLRSVTGPDHWKEMASHLNLPFSATNTTILVLSSLTCQLGVFAAERGDVKKLRGWFIVTFVMGAIFIGGQIFEYTELVKKDGLSLSSDPYGSVFYLTTGFHGMHVTGGLIAFLFVLGRTYAAKRFTHEQATAAIVVSYYWHFVDVVWIGLFATIYLIK, encoded by the coding sequence ATGTCGGTCGTGGCGACAGCAACGACAGTAGAAACCGGGCACGCGCACCCGTCGGTCAACCGGCCGAACCTCACCAGCGTCGGAACCATCATCTGGCTGAGTTCCGAGCTGATGTTCTTCGCGGCCCTCTTCGCGATGTATTTCACCCTGCGATCGGTGACCGGTCCGGATCACTGGAAGGAGATGGCGAGCCATCTCAACCTTCCGTTCTCCGCGACCAACACCACGATCCTGGTGCTCTCCTCCCTGACCTGCCAGCTCGGCGTCTTCGCCGCCGAGCGCGGGGACGTGAAGAAGCTCCGGGGCTGGTTCATCGTCACCTTCGTGATGGGTGCGATCTTCATCGGCGGTCAGATCTTCGAGTACACGGAGCTGGTGAAGAAGGACGGGCTCTCCCTGTCCTCCGACCCGTACGGCTCGGTGTTCTACCTGACCACCGGGTTCCACGGCATGCACGTGACGGGCGGCCTCATCGCCTTCCTGTTCGTCCTCGGCCGCACCTACGCGGCGAAGAGGTTCACCCACGAGCAGGCGACCGCGGCCATCGTCGTGTCCTACTACTGGCACTTCGTCGATGTCGTGTGGATCGGCCTCTTCGCCACGATCTACCTGATCAAGTAG
- a CDS encoding Ig-like domain-containing protein, giving the protein MNHSPRTRIVVSCTLLVIALGAGGTSCSSGGNPLTDKPYDATDQISFKGPTGDGKKADPDKPLEVTADDDRITDVTAVDATGRYVTGELSADGSRWHSTSPLAANAHYTVRVSTEDDDGAPGRKVLEFDTTTPTTKKTLGVTFGPKSGTYGVGQPVTAELDKPVKDKAQRAVVERALRVDAVPAVQGAWHWVSDKELHYRPKDYWPAQATVQVHSDLDGVKVGDRLWGTKSKALKLTIGDSIVAVTDAASHSMTVYKNGEDIKELPVTTGKPGFETRNGVKVILGKQYFVRMRSATVGIAEGSSDSYDLPVYYATRLTWSGEYVHAAPWSVGSQGYANVSHGCTGMSTSNAEWFFDTVHEGDVVKVVNSGGDTMEPFGNGFGDWNLTWQNWRTGSALVAGTPDGPSSAERARLRPRSV; this is encoded by the coding sequence ATGAACCACTCTCCGCGCACCCGCATCGTCGTCAGCTGCACGCTGCTGGTGATCGCCCTCGGCGCGGGCGGCACCTCTTGCAGCAGCGGCGGCAACCCGCTGACCGACAAGCCGTACGACGCGACGGACCAGATCTCCTTCAAGGGCCCCACGGGAGACGGGAAGAAGGCCGACCCGGACAAGCCCCTGGAGGTCACCGCCGACGACGACCGCATCACCGACGTCACGGCCGTGGACGCCACAGGCCGCTATGTGACGGGCGAACTCTCCGCCGACGGCTCCCGCTGGCACAGCACCTCCCCGCTCGCCGCCAACGCGCACTACACGGTGCGGGTGAGCACGGAGGACGACGACGGGGCACCGGGGCGCAAGGTCCTCGAATTCGACACCACCACGCCCACCACCAAGAAGACCCTGGGCGTGACGTTCGGGCCCAAGTCGGGGACGTACGGCGTCGGCCAGCCCGTGACAGCCGAACTCGACAAGCCCGTCAAGGACAAGGCACAACGGGCCGTCGTCGAACGGGCCCTGCGGGTGGACGCCGTGCCCGCCGTGCAGGGCGCCTGGCACTGGGTGAGCGACAAGGAACTCCACTACCGCCCGAAGGACTACTGGCCCGCCCAGGCCACCGTCCAGGTCCACAGCGACCTCGACGGCGTCAAGGTCGGCGACCGCCTGTGGGGCACCAAGAGCAAGGCGCTGAAACTCACCATCGGCGACAGCATCGTCGCCGTCACCGACGCGGCGTCGCACTCCATGACGGTCTACAAGAACGGCGAGGACATCAAAGAACTCCCCGTCACCACCGGCAAGCCCGGCTTCGAGACCCGCAACGGCGTCAAGGTGATCCTGGGCAAGCAGTACTTCGTACGCATGCGCAGCGCCACGGTCGGCATCGCCGAGGGCAGCTCGGACTCGTACGACCTGCCCGTCTACTACGCGACCCGCCTGACCTGGAGCGGCGAGTACGTGCACGCCGCCCCCTGGTCCGTCGGCTCCCAGGGCTACGCCAACGTCAGCCACGGCTGCACCGGCATGAGCACCAGCAACGCCGAGTGGTTCTTCGACACCGTCCACGAGGGCGACGTGGTGAAGGTCGTCAACTCGGGCGGCGACACCATGGAGCCGTTCGGCAACGGCTTCGGTGACTGGAACCTCACCTGGCAGAACTGGCGCACCGGCAGCGCGCTGGTCGCCGGCACGCCCGACGGGCCGAGCTCGGCGGAGCGAGCCCGGCTCAGGCCGCGGAGCGTCTGA
- a CDS encoding cytochrome c oxidase subunit 4, with product MKVQGKMFMWLSVFVLAMAVVYGVWSKEPAGTTALFLAFGLCIMVGFYLGFTARRVDAGAMDNRDADVADDAGEVGFFSPHSWQPLALGFGGALAFLSIAIGWWLLYFSAPIIMIGLYGWVFEYYRGENRTQ from the coding sequence GTGAAGGTTCAGGGCAAGATGTTCATGTGGCTGAGCGTCTTCGTCCTCGCCATGGCGGTCGTCTATGGCGTGTGGTCGAAGGAGCCGGCCGGTACCACGGCCCTCTTCCTGGCGTTCGGTCTGTGCATCATGGTCGGCTTCTACCTGGGCTTCACGGCCCGGCGGGTCGACGCGGGTGCCATGGACAACAGGGACGCGGACGTCGCGGACGACGCCGGCGAGGTCGGGTTCTTCAGCCCGCACAGCTGGCAGCCGCTCGCCCTCGGTTTCGGTGGCGCGCTGGCCTTCCTGTCGATCGCGATCGGCTGGTGGCTGCTGTACTTCTCCGCTCCGATCATCATGATCGGCCTCTACGGCTGGGTCTTCGAGTACTACCGCGGTGAGAACCGCACCCAGTAG